The genomic stretch GTGATCTGGGGCGTCCCGTACCTGCTGATCAAGGTCGCGGTCGGCGAGTTCTCCCCGGTGCTGGTCGTCTTCGCCCGCTGTGCGATCGGTGCCGCGGTGCTGCTGCCCTGGACGATCGCCCGCGGCCAGCTGCGCCCGGCGCTGCGGCACTGGCGGGCGCTGCTGCTGTTCACCGTGCTGGAGATGACCGGGCCGTGGCTGCTGCTGTCCTGGGCCGAGCAGTCGCTGTCCAGCTCGCTCACCGGGCTGCTGGTGGCCGCCGTCCCGTTCGTCGCGGCGCTCACCGCCCGGCTGGCCGGCGACGAGGACCGGCTGTCCCCGGTGCGGGTGGTGGGCATGCTGATCGGCGTCGTCGGCATCGCCGCGCTGCTCGGGCTGGACGTCGGGGGCGCCCAGCTGTCCGCGATCGGCGCCGTCGCCCTGGTGGTGGTCGGTTACGCGACCGCGCCGATGGTGGTCACCCGCGCGCTGCCCGACGTCCCCGGCGTCGCGGTCGCCGCCATCGCGCTGACGGTCACCGCGCTGGTCTACGCCCCGTTCGCGCTGCCCCAGGTCGGCGAGCTGCCCGGCGCCCCGGCGGACGCGCTGGTGTCGGTGGCCGTGCTCGGGCTGGTCTGCACGGCCCTCGCGCTGGCGCTGTTCTTCGCGCTGATCCGCGAGGCCGGGCCGCAGCGGGCACTGGTGATCACCTTCGTGAACCCGGCGGTCGCCGTCCTGCTCGGGGTGCTGCTGCTCGACGAGCCGTTCACCCTCGGCCTGGCCGTCGGCCTGCCGCTGGTGCTGCTCGGCTGCGTGCTGGCCACCCGCCGCAGCCCCACCCGCCCCCGTCGCTCGGAGCTGACCGAGGTCGACAGCGCCGTCCCCTGACCCCCACCCGAGGAGCAGTCCATGACCGAACCGTCGACGTCGCCGGTGGTCCGTACCCGTGCCGGCGCGGTCCGCGGCCGCACCGAGCAGGGGCTGGCGGTGTTCCGCGGCATCCCGTTCGCCGCCCCGCCCGTGGGCCCGCTGCGGTTCCAGGCACCGCGGCCCGCCCGGCCGTGG from Modestobacter roseus encodes the following:
- a CDS encoding DMT family transporter; this translates as MSRRGWALFVAMAVIWGVPYLLIKVAVGEFSPVLVVFARCAIGAAVLLPWTIARGQLRPALRHWRALLLFTVLEMTGPWLLLSWAEQSLSSSLTGLLVAAVPFVAALTARLAGDEDRLSPVRVVGMLIGVVGIAALLGLDVGGAQLSAIGAVALVVVGYATAPMVVTRALPDVPGVAVAAIALTVTALVYAPFALPQVGELPGAPADALVSVAVLGLVCTALALALFFALIREAGPQRALVITFVNPAVAVLLGVLLLDEPFTLGLAVGLPLVLLGCVLATRRSPTRPRRSELTEVDSAVP